The Peribacillus sp. FSL P2-0133 genome has a segment encoding these proteins:
- a CDS encoding aspartate aminotransferase family protein — translation MVTNTLTKNDQLLEQQNTRESNARSYPRRLPMAIDQAEGIYLTDMDGKRYIDFLAGAGTLALGHNHPAVLEAMEKILKDKRPLHTLDFTTPIKEQFVDEIFECLPEEFRKNAKIQFCGPTGGDAIEAALKLVKTATGNRSILSFQGAYHGATHATMSISGNTKPKEKIQGLIPDVQFLPYPYQYRCPFGIGGEESHKISSQYIENLLNDPESGLLPPAGMILEAVQGEGGSIPAPIPWLKEIRRITKEKGIPLIIDEVQSGIGRTGKMFAFEHAGIVPDVLVLSKAIGGSLPLSVVIYNKELDLWSPGAHIGTFRGNQMAMAAGTATLKYMKETNLVEHAAKMGEILKDILKDLQKDIKQIGDVRGRGLMVGVEMINHEEPQNANGSHPANSQLASAIQQECFQRGLILEVGGRHGSVVRFLPPLIVTESQLREATAIFEQAVRAAVARG, via the coding sequence ATGGTAACGAACACGCTTACAAAAAATGATCAACTTTTGGAACAACAAAATACAAGGGAATCAAATGCACGATCATATCCTAGAAGATTACCCATGGCGATCGATCAAGCGGAGGGAATTTACTTAACAGACATGGATGGAAAACGATATATTGATTTTCTTGCGGGGGCTGGAACATTAGCGCTTGGACACAATCATCCGGCAGTGCTTGAAGCAATGGAAAAAATTCTTAAGGACAAGCGTCCTTTGCATACATTGGACTTTACAACGCCGATCAAAGAGCAGTTCGTCGATGAAATTTTTGAATGCCTGCCTGAGGAATTCAGGAAAAATGCAAAAATTCAATTCTGTGGTCCTACTGGCGGAGACGCCATTGAGGCAGCACTTAAACTAGTAAAAACAGCGACAGGCAATAGAAGCATTTTATCCTTCCAAGGAGCTTACCACGGGGCAACGCATGCAACCATGTCAATCAGCGGCAATACAAAACCAAAGGAAAAAATACAAGGGTTAATCCCAGATGTACAATTCCTGCCGTATCCTTACCAATATCGCTGTCCTTTTGGAATAGGCGGAGAAGAAAGCCATAAAATCAGCAGCCAGTATATCGAAAATCTATTGAACGATCCTGAATCCGGATTATTGCCGCCAGCAGGAATGATTTTAGAGGCAGTACAAGGTGAGGGAGGCTCCATTCCAGCTCCAATTCCATGGCTTAAGGAAATCAGGAGAATAACGAAAGAGAAGGGCATTCCGCTAATTATCGACGAAGTTCAATCAGGTATCGGCCGTACAGGGAAAATGTTTGCCTTTGAACATGCAGGAATCGTTCCGGATGTTCTTGTACTATCCAAAGCAATAGGCGGAAGTCTTCCATTATCGGTGGTGATTTATAACAAAGAGCTTGACCTATGGTCACCAGGTGCACATATCGGTACGTTCCGCGGAAATCAAATGGCAATGGCAGCAGGAACGGCTACTTTAAAATACATGAAAGAGACGAATCTTGTGGAGCATGCCGCTAAAATGGGAGAAATATTAAAGGATATTCTTAAAGATTTGCAAAAAGATATTAAGCAGATCGGTGATGTCAGGGGCCGGGGATTAATGGTCGGTGTGGAAATGATCAATCATGAAGAACCGCAAAATGCGAATGGAAGCCATCCTGCTAATTCGCAACTTGCCAGTGCCATTCAACAGGAATGCTTTCAAAGAGGGTTGATTCTGGAGGTTGGCGGCAGACATGGAAGTGTTGTGAGATTCTTGCCTCCATTGATCGTAACGGAATCCCAGCTTCGCGAAGCCACTGCAATTTTTGAACAAGCTGTTCGTGCAGCTGTTGCAAGAGGGTGA
- a CDS encoding polyphosphate polymerase domain-containing protein: protein MNGLKGRRELKHAITKADCHLLRKNLQNFMKLDPHGLDGKYLIRSVYFDNFDNKILRQKTEGFYHRDKFRARLYDHNANFINLEKKSKRNNLTYKQKCRLSAREYERIRSGDIDWMSEDSRDILRDLYIQMTLFQIKPTTVVDYEREVFIYEYGNVRVTFDSNVKTSYRNTDFLNPELIMVDALDPDYVILEIKFDEFLPDIIKQLLSIIDTRKTAFSKYQLSRRFG from the coding sequence ATGAACGGTTTAAAGGGAAGGCGGGAACTCAAACATGCAATCACCAAAGCGGATTGTCATTTATTAAGAAAAAATCTGCAAAACTTCATGAAGCTTGATCCCCATGGGCTTGATGGGAAATATTTAATTCGAAGTGTTTATTTCGACAACTTTGACAATAAAATCCTGAGGCAAAAAACAGAGGGGTTCTATCACAGGGATAAGTTCAGGGCTAGACTTTATGATCATAATGCGAATTTCATCAATCTAGAAAAAAAGAGTAAGCGGAATAACCTTACCTATAAACAGAAGTGCAGGCTTTCTGCTAGAGAATACGAACGGATTCGTTCAGGGGATATAGATTGGATGTCCGAGGATTCAAGGGATATCCTCAGGGACTTATACATTCAAATGACCCTTTTCCAAATCAAGCCTACAACCGTCGTTGACTATGAAAGGGAGGTATTCATCTATGAGTACGGAAATGTGCGGGTCACCTTTGACAGTAATGTGAAAACGAGCTATCGGAATACGGATTTCCTGAATCCCGAATTAATCATGGTCGATGCTTTAGACCCAGATTACGTAATCCTGGAAATAAAGTTTGACGAATTTCTTCCGGATATCATCAAACAATTGTTATCTATCATCGATACTAGAAAAACAGCTTTTTCAAAATACCAACTAAGCAGAAGATTCGGCTGA
- a CDS encoding DUF4956 domain-containing protein, translated as MDTTTTNTTFNDIFKSSFLDKTESFSIIDSLIGLLLAFAIGLFIYVIYKKTFSGVMYSHNFNISLIVMTMATALIIMGISTNIVISLGMVGALSIVRFRTPIKDPMDLVFLFWAAASGILCGAGLIPLVIIGAILIGIVMLIFANRITVENPFLLIVKYSDASIEKTLEEMISNKVKKHSVKSKSVMADNNLEVTYEIRLKDNNAEFINQVKDMNSVHSAIMLSYDGNFTA; from the coding sequence ATGGATACGACGACCACCAACACCACTTTTAATGATATTTTCAAATCAAGCTTTTTGGACAAGACTGAGAGTTTTTCAATCATTGACTCCCTAATTGGATTACTGTTGGCATTTGCCATCGGATTGTTCATTTACGTCATTTATAAGAAGACCTTTTCCGGTGTGATGTACTCACACAATTTCAATATATCCCTCATCGTAATGACAATGGCCACGGCCTTGATCATCATGGGCATATCAACTAATATCGTTATCTCCCTTGGTATGGTCGGTGCCCTCTCCATCGTACGATTCAGAACGCCTATCAAAGATCCAATGGACTTGGTCTTCCTATTCTGGGCAGCGGCATCCGGGATTTTATGCGGGGCAGGACTAATTCCGCTGGTTATCATAGGTGCCATTTTAATAGGTATCGTGATGCTCATATTTGCCAATCGGATCACTGTTGAAAACCCATTTTTATTAATCGTTAAATATTCAGATGCATCAATTGAAAAAACGTTAGAAGAAATGATATCCAACAAGGTGAAAAAGCATTCCGTCAAATCGAAATCCGTCATGGCGGATAATAACCTCGAAGTGACATATGAAATTCGATTAAAAGATAATAATGCGGAATTCATAAATCAAGTCAAGGACATGAACAGCGTTCACTCTGCCATCATGTTAAGTTATGATGGCAACTTCACAGCTTAA